From the Mycoplasma putrefaciens KS1 genome, the window AGTTTATTAATGCGAAGAGATTTTTGCGATAAGAGTACCAACAGACTTTCTAAATTTTTTCTAAGAGTACTTAGAGATGTTAAAAGATCATCTTCAGATTATTTTGATTTTGAAAAAAGATTATTAAAATTACTAGTTGAAGAACCCGATATGATACCAAATGATGAACAAGTAAGAAGATTAATGCATGGAATAAATGCTTATTCTAAAAATCTAAGAGTATTTCTAAATAAAATAGAGATCGATAACCCATCTCAACCTAATTTAGATATTTTGAGTATTGAACATTTAATGCCTCAGACTCTTAATGAAAAATGAATAAAAGACCTAAATGTTGAAGGACTAAGTGAGGCGGAATTAGACAGGAAACATAAAGAATATCTAAATAAAATTGGGAACTTAACACTCGTTACTAGTAAGATCAATTCTTCAATAAGTAATAGAGAATGAAAGTATAAAAAAGAAAAAATTGAAGATAAATTATTTGGATTAAGCTTAACCAAGGATATTAAAGAAAATGAAATTTGAGGTTTTGCTCAAATTGATGAAAGAACTAATAAATTAATAGAAGAATTTATTAAATATTTTAAATATCCAAGTTTAATTTAAAGTACTAATAACAAAGTCAGATATAAAAAGACTAATCATTTTTAATTAATTCCATAACAAAGGCCAAGTATACCAGTGTTATCTTGTCCTTTTTATTTAATTAATTTAATTAATAAAAAAACTTGAATCACCAGAGATTCAAGTCCAATTAACTATTAACAATAATGTAGTTATCTGCTCACTTTTCAGCGAATGTTCCTTTTTTAAGTATTATTCTAACAAAATCAATAATGATTCCAATACCTAAAGTCACTATAAAAAATAGAGACTCTAGTATGTAAAAACCGAATAAAGAAAGCATTCTATTTGGACTACTGTAGTTTAAATTTGCTGCTTTCATTCCAACTGTTGGTTTTCCTTGCAAGAAAAGAACAATTCTAACAACAAGATAAATTCCTAAGGTAACTATAGTTAATAATCCATCAATTAAATTGGTAAGTATTCTTCTAAGTAATCCTGCTTTTTTCACAATTAGCACTCCTTTGATTTATTAAATATTAAATATTTTGTTAATTATAATAGTTTAGTTAATTTTGTATTTTTGAAATAATTTTTCTATTTCATCTTTGTGTTTAAAATAATCATTAATAGCACTTCTCATGCCTTTTATTAATTCATCTTTAAATTTTGTTGTTTTAGTAGTATCTGTATTGGTTTTTTGAACTTTTCTATAAATTCATTGAAGCTACTTAATTTCGAACTCTTAATTTTACTTCTTTTCTTCTTCTCCTTTTTTTCTACAGATTCAATCAATTTTTCTAGTCTCTCTCCAAAAGCATTAATTATTTTAAAGTCTTGTTCAGGTGTACGTTCTTTAGTTGTGCATGAAACTGCAACCGCACTAGTTGAAGCTATCATTCCAATTTCT encodes:
- a CDS encoding lipoprotein, coding for MKKMLTFFGEIGMIASTSAVAVSCTTKERTPEQDFKIINAFGERLEKLIESVEKKEKKKRSKIKSSKLSSFNEFIEKFKKPIQILLKQQNLKMN